GCGGAACTAATTGGGGACGGGTTTACATTTTTCTAAAAAGGCAAAATCTTGTCTCTGGATGATATTAAACATTACTGCAAAACAGCAACAGCGATTGAGCACACGATCAACATTCAGAAAAACATTGACGAAATATATGATTCTGTTGATTTAATCCTCGACAGGTCAAAACAAGATTTAACCTGCTGAATATACAAGAAATAAACGAAAATAATGCTTGACTTGTATGGGCGTATAAAGTACAGTAACGCACTGATAATATTTACATATCCTATTATTTATGAGGTTGCCATGTTTCGTCCAACAAGTGCCCAATCATCTCTTTTCGAGGTGGACCATTACTTCTCAGGTATTCTTTCTAAAGACGACTGGAGTTTCATTTTCAAAGAAAGAGTGCTGCCCCTTATTGACGAAGAAAAATTTCGTCATCTGTATTCCGAAACCGAAGGAAGACCAAATGCTTCCATAAAGACAATGATATCCCTGTTAATCTTCATGGGCACTGAAAAATTGACATGGCGCGCCAGCGAGTATCTGTTTCCCAGACGTATCGATTGGTTGATAGCCACATGTACACCCATGGGAGAAGCCCAAATAGATCATACGACACTTTTTAAATTCTTTCAGCTCCTGGAAAAAGACGACATCTGCCGGGATATGTTTGTCGAAATCACGGATGCTTTTATTAAGGCCTGCGGCACTTCCGTCAAGATGCAAAGGACAGATTCGTTTTATATACATGGCTGGCTGCGGACATTATCGCGATACGGGTTATTTAAAGAAACGATTCGGAAATTCCTGCAGTCATTAGGAAAACAAAAGCCGGGATTATATGAATCCATTAAAGGACAACTATCACGAGAATATCTTGAAAATAATTTCGATATCACAGAGAAAGATAAAGAACTTGCCCAGAGAAAAGTCGCTTTGATGGCGAAAGACCTGTACATTCTTCATTGTGCTTTCGAAAATCATAATCAGATAAAGCACTATGAAACATTCAGGATATTATCCAAGGTGTTTACCCAGCAGTGTGAAGTAAAAGATACATCAGGTGCAGATCCCGAAATTATAATAAAAGAGAAGCCCGACAAGGATACGATTTGTACACCCCATAACCCGGAGGCACGCTATGTCCGCAAGGTCAAACAGCGTGTCACGGGTGATAAAGCCTTTGTTACCGAAACATGTTCTTCTGAAAACAAGACTCAGTTCATCACAGATGTTGAACTCCTTCCGGCCACTGCCTCCGATTCAGGTCAACAGCCCGAAATACAGCAGCGGTTAATTGACAATAACTTCAAACCCGAAAAACAATATGGAGATGCCGGATTTGTCAATGGCAAGACGATTCTTAAATCTGAAGAAAACGGAATTTCTCTCGAAGGTCCATCTGCCGGTCGCTCACAATCCTTCGAGGCATATGGACAAAAAGACCGTCCTCTGGACGCAGGCGATTTCGATATAAGTTTTGATGAACAAACCGGTCCCAATAGGTCGGGATGTGTGAATAAATGTCCGAATGGTCAAGTACCGATAGAGCAAAATCGAAGTGAAAAAACGGGCAGGATTATCGTTCATTTCGATGTGTCTGTATGCCGTGCATGCCCTGAATCGGAACGTTGTCCGGTCAAGACAGGAAAAAGAGTAGCGACATTTACAATTGATGAGACAGGATATACAGGTGCTGCTCGTCATTGCAAATACATGAGTGACAAAGAATACCGCAAGGAATGTGCGACAAGAGCAGGGGTGGAAGGTACTGTTTCAGAATTAACACGTGCGCACGGTGTGAGAAAATCCCGTCACAGAGACAGAAACAGAACGAGTTTACAATTGATATTTGCTGTCCTCGCCTGTAATGTAAAGCGCTTCATCCGTCATGGGCAGCAGTATGGCTATTTGGAACCGGCCGTTCAAGGATGCTGCTAAGTCAGACATCCTTGTCAACCGAAACAAAATGGCGACACATACGGCAGGGGGCGAAAGGCGTGCTATATTATTAATATATTTAGGTAGTTACGATGTTGCCAACCACATGGCTGATCATTGCTAATATGTGGGGACGTTTTCAAAGAACACCCAGTATAAATAATGCGATTCGTTCATCAACAAAATTTTCAAAGAACTTTTGAAATAATGTCAATCCAGGGTACATGCTACGTTTTTCAAAAACTTGTTAAATCAACAGAGTCTTAGATGCGCTCGTAAAAAGTCAGTTTTCTTTGCTCAGAACCATTTTGTGGATGCTGTTATTGCCCGGCTAAAAATCTAAAACTCGTGCTAACGCACTCAAACAGTTAGATTTTCTTAACGCCGGTCACTACCAGCATCTTTTTCCCAAAATGCTTAAATTCGCTCCGAAAAGACTTTTTACGAACTTGTAAACTTAAGAGGAGTTACATGCTATACAGCTTCCCATTTATCACCATGTCCTTTGCCAACCTGTTTAACGTATCAAGCTTTGGCGCTTTCTTCCTCTTTCCTCTTTTCATTACGCACCATGGAGGTTCCAAGTCAGATATAGGGATTATTATGGGTGTCTTTGCTCTATCTGCCGTTCTTTGTCGTCCCTGGATTTCTGATATGGTTGACAGGATCGGTCGGAAAAAAAGTTATACCATTGGATGCGTTATCATGAGCATCGTTCCCACTATGTACCTCTTTTGCAGAGGGGACCTGTCCGACTTTTATCTTCCGCTCATCCTTATACGAATTCTACACGGCGTGGGATTGGCCATCTGCTTCACAGCTTCATTCACCTATATAGCCGACATTGTTCCCGAAAAACGCTTAAACGAAGGCATCGGCATGTTCGGGGCTGCGGGAATCATGGGATTGGCCATCGGGCCTGCCGTCGGTGAGCTTATAATCCGGGACTTCGGCTTTTCCATCTTTTTTCTTGCCGCCACAGGAATGGCGATACTCAGTCTTTTGACCCATCTTGTTGTTCCCGAATCATTCGTGCACGTCCCACATGAACGGCGCCAGTCCTTTTCCTCTGTCCTGTTAAAGCGAAAGGTTTTGATAGTAGCATTGATTTCCATTTTATTCGGGGTCGGCCTTGCGGCCGTCGGCTGTTTTGTTTCCCCATTTGCCGAAGCACGCGGGATTGCTTTTATTTCCACTTACTACATCTCCTACTCGGGAGCGGCTATTCTGACAAGGCTTTTCGGGGGCAAACTCGCGGACAGGATCGGAGAAGACCGGATCATCCCCCACGCTCTGATACTGACCGGGGGCGGCCTTTTGATTTTGATTTTCATGAAAGGAAACATGATTCTGGTTCTTTCTGGTTTGGTGACCGGGTGTGGACATGGCTTTCTCTTCCCGTGCCTGAACTCACTGGCCATACGAAACGAACCTGTCAACATCCGCGGCAAAATTACCGGTATCTTTACAGGTGGAATTGATACAGGGGCATTTATAGGATCTGTCATGCTGGGTTATATCGGTGAATGGGCAGGCTTTGGAGCTCTTTTCTTTGCGGCGGGTCTTGCTCTCTTAATAGGATTTGGCGTTTACAGGTTTGAAGCAAAGAGACTTAAAATTAATGATGGAGGAACAGTCGATTTAGGGGATAGCATATCTATTTCCCGAAGAAAAGAGGCAACAATATGTATGCTGCCCCCCGAATTCCCCCCAAGGGATAGGAAAAGCAAAAATTGATGAAAACGTTATAGCTAATGCATCAGATTATTGACACACTACCATCTTTGTTTTATACTGCTAATGTATGAAACTAAGAATTGTAAGGCTGTTGCATGATGAAAATTACTATCATAATGAAGTCAGGCAACCGCCCGGTGGTTCTTATTCTTCGAGAGAAGATAAGGGCTTATTCAACAAATCCTCTTTAAAAAAGAAAGGAGGAGATTAAAATGAAGGCAGTTGTTATTTTTACCGGAACGGGACCAATTCTGATTCTAACTTCTTATGAATCCATGACTGATGCTGATTTTATTGAGAAGCTTGAAACGAAGGGAATTAGAAAATTTATCGCTGTTGAGCTCCCCATGGAAAAGGTCAAAAAAACATACGGGAAGCGTTTTCTGGTTGTCATGGGAGATCTTTATCAAACCGATGACTTACGGGTTCTTGACTACAACGGGCACAATATTTTTGCCAACTTTTCCTTTGCAGAACTGGGAGAACCAGTTTATTACGAACCGTAAATAAAGAAGCGTTTCCTCACTTCAGAGAGATGTAAAAAAAGCAGGCTGATATATTTTAGCCTGCTTTTTTCTGTTCAGGAAAACTCGTTTATTTTTTGTCGATTTTTCTGATCTGTCATAACAGGTGAACCAGGCAGCATATTTCCCCAAATACCCAATGGGTGCTTAATAGCGTGATTGAACT
This Syntrophales bacterium DNA region includes the following protein-coding sequences:
- a CDS encoding transposase codes for the protein MFRPTSAQSSLFEVDHYFSGILSKDDWSFIFKERVLPLIDEEKFRHLYSETEGRPNASIKTMISLLIFMGTEKLTWRASEYLFPRRIDWLIATCTPMGEAQIDHTTLFKFFQLLEKDDICRDMFVEITDAFIKACGTSVKMQRTDSFYIHGWLRTLSRYGLFKETIRKFLQSLGKQKPGLYESIKGQLSREYLENNFDITEKDKELAQRKVALMAKDLYILHCAFENHNQIKHYETFRILSKVFTQQCEVKDTSGADPEIIIKEKPDKDTICTPHNPEARYVRKVKQRVTGDKAFVTETCSSENKTQFITDVELLPATASDSGQQPEIQQRLIDNNFKPEKQYGDAGFVNGKTILKSEENGISLEGPSAGRSQSFEAYGQKDRPLDAGDFDISFDEQTGPNRSGCVNKCPNGQVPIEQNRSEKTGRIIVHFDVSVCRACPESERCPVKTGKRVATFTIDETGYTGAARHCKYMSDKEYRKECATRAGVEGTVSELTRAHGVRKSRHRDRNRTSLQLIFAVLACNVKRFIRHGQQYGYLEPAVQGCC
- a CDS encoding MFS transporter: MLYSFPFITMSFANLFNVSSFGAFFLFPLFITHHGGSKSDIGIIMGVFALSAVLCRPWISDMVDRIGRKKSYTIGCVIMSIVPTMYLFCRGDLSDFYLPLILIRILHGVGLAICFTASFTYIADIVPEKRLNEGIGMFGAAGIMGLAIGPAVGELIIRDFGFSIFFLAATGMAILSLLTHLVVPESFVHVPHERRQSFSSVLLKRKVLIVALISILFGVGLAAVGCFVSPFAEARGIAFISTYYISYSGAAILTRLFGGKLADRIGEDRIIPHALILTGGGLLILIFMKGNMILVLSGLVTGCGHGFLFPCLNSLAIRNEPVNIRGKITGIFTGGIDTGAFIGSVMLGYIGEWAGFGALFFAAGLALLIGFGVYRFEAKRLKINDGGTVDLGDSISISRRKEATICMLPPEFPPRDRKSKN